The genomic DNA CACGGGAAGCTCAAGACTCACCGGAAACACCTCTATCCATCGGCGTGCCGCCGGGGCGGGCACACGTTCGGTTCGTTTGGGCAGACCGGGGTCAGCGGGTCGTCCGCCACTCCCCCATCGCCATGTACTTCGCCCAGCGGGCGCGGCGCAGCTCGTCCGTCTGCATGCCGCGCAGTTCCGCCAGGTGCCGCAGGAGCGCCTCGCGCACCGCGGCCACCGTCTCTTCCCAGTCCGAGTGCGCGCCGCCGGCGGGCTCGGGGATCACCTCGTCGATCACGCCCAGGCCCATCAGGTCCTCGGCGGTGATGCGCATGGCCGTCGCCGCCTTCTCGCGCTCCGAGCCGCTCTTCCACAGGATCGCGGCGCAGCCCTCGGGCGAGATGACCGAGTAGACGCTGTTCTCCAGCATCAGCACCCGGTCGGCCACGCCGATGGCCAGCGCGCCGCCGGAGCCGCCCTCGCCGATCACGATGGCCACGCTGGGGACCTTGAGCGCGGCCATCTCGCGCAGGTTGCGGGCGATGGCCTCGCCCTGCCCGCGCTCCTCGGCGCCGATGCCGGGGTAGGCCCCGGGAGTGTCGATCAGGGTGATGAGCGGGCGGTTGAACTTCTCCGCCAATTTCATCAATCGCAGCGCTTTGCGGTAGCCCTCGGGGTGCGGCATCCCGAAGTTGCGGCGCAGGTTCTCCTTCATGTCGCGCCCCTTCTGCTGCCCGATCACCATCACCGTCTCGCCGTCCAGCCGCGCCCAGCCGCCCACGATGCTGGCGTCGTCGCGGAAGGCGCGGTCGCCGGCCAGCTCCACCCAATCGGTGAAGGCCAGCTCCAGGTAGTCCAGCGTGTACGGCCGCCGCGGGTGCCGCGCCACCTGCACGCGCTCGATGGGCGACAGGTTGCGGAAGGTGTCCTGCTTGAGGCCGGTGAGCTTGCGCTCCAGCGAGCGCAGTTCGGTGCTCACGTCCAGGCCGCGCTCGCGGGCCAGGCCGCGGAGGTGCCCGATCTGCTCCTCCACCTCGGCGATGGCGCGCTCGAAATCCAGGGGGGCTACCGTTGCCACGTGTTCCCTCGTGTTGCGGAAGGGCCGCGCGGGCCCGCTCGTTCTCTCGTGTCAGGAAGGGCGCACGGGGCGCCAACCAGGGATATTCGCCGCTCGGGGTGCCGTTCGTCAACGTTTCGGCATCGCGCGCGAGCGATTCCGCGCCTTTTCCCACCGACGCTTCGCCCCCAGCGACACCGAATCCGCATCACCAACCGTCGTTCGCCTCTCGACACGACAACGCTGATCCGTCGCGACCAGAGCAGTCGGGAGATGCCGTCCGGAAGATCGAATCCGTAGATGAACGGCGGTGGATCAGATTCGAAATCCCCGAAGATGCCTTCAGTTGCTCCGCCATCCAAGCTCAGCTCTTGGCTCCTCCGCTTCTCGGCAGATGCGTGAGATGCGTGAGATGCGTGAGATGCGTGAGATGCGACGGTTTCGCCGACGGCTGAGATTCCGCTCGCATCCGCAGCCACACGTCCGCTGAAGCTTCACTGCGCATCCTCGTTCTCCGTGCGGAGGCCGAGACGGACGATCAGCTCGCACAGCTCGCGGGCGGAGTCCGGAGAGATGTAGCCGGGGGCCTCCAGCACCAGGTGGTAGTCGGGCAGGCCGAGGCGGCGGCGCGCGGCGCGCGTCACGAGCACGCGGTCGCTCTCCAGATCGAGGCCTTCGCCCGGCGGGCCGTCCAGCTCGTCGACGAGGACGAAGCGGAAGCTGCCTCGGTGAACGCTCACGTCCAGGTACGCCTTCGCGCGGACGCCGAACCGCGGGTCCGAGATCACGGCGGTGACGTCGCCCCGCTCGAGCGTTCGCGCCACGGCCGACGAGAACTCCGGGTTGAGGCTGAGCACCACGCACGGCTTGCCGGCGCGCAGTGCCGCGGCGCGTACCGCGGTCGCGTGGAAGGCCGTGGTCACCACCAGGTCTGCCCGCCTCAGCGGCTCGCGGGGGATGGAGTCCGGAGACGCGCTGGTGCTCACCAGGACCGGCACCACGTCGAGCGAGAAGTCGCCCTTCAGCTCTTCGGACACGGCGACCATGTGGTCGTCGGTGCTCTCGATGCAGGCGCAGCGCAGCGGGACCGCGGCGGTGCGCTCCACCAGCGTGGCCAGCTCGTCGCGCGACACCTTCCGGTTCCACGCCTCCAGCAGCAGGCCGCTCAGCCAACGCTCCGTGTCGCTCTGCACGGCGCCCTCGCCCGCGCCGAGCGCCAGGTACACGCCGGCGCCCGGCCGGATCTCCACCAGCCCCTCCGCCTCCAGTGCCCGGTAGGCCGCCGCGACGGCGCGGTGGTCGGCCCCCGTCTCCTTCGCGACCTGCCGTATGCTCTGCAGCGGGTCGCCGGGCTTGAGCCGCCCCACGTGGACGAGCCCGATGATCCTGTAGCGGAGGTGCCGCCGCGTCTCTTCCTGATTCACTCGCAATGCCTCGCATCTGCCGGCTGTGACGGACCCGGTGCTACGTCCGGGACGTAGCGGGTGGGAACGGATGAGGTAATACCGCTACGTATAATGTAGCGGAAGTGGCCCCTGCATTGCATTCCCCGGCCGCGTCCCACCGGCCGGCCAGAGAGGCCGCGTGACAGCGTTGCATCCCTTCCGGCGCCGGGATGGACCGGGTCGCGTTCCGTTCCGGTGGCGCAGGCGGCGGGCGTCCTCTAGCCACCCCGCGGTCCCAGGACAGGCTAGCAACACCAGAGCGAGGAGTGCCACATGGAAACCCGAGAAGAGCCGGGCCGGGGGGAACCGTTGGTGATCGCGCGGGCGGGCGACCTCATGTTCGCCAGCACGCGGCGCAGGTTCGTGCAGCGGCTGCTGGCCGGCGGGGCGGTGATGATGCTGCCCAGCGTGTTCTCCGCCTGCGACGGCAGCGACGACGGGAACGACAACCCGCTGGGTCCGGGCACCATCCCGGGCCCCGTCACCGGCGTGTCGTTCGACCTGCGGTCGGACGTGGGGATCTTCCGGCTGGTGCACACGCTGGAGCAGCTGGAGGGTGCCTTCTACACCGCGGTGGTGGCGAGCAGCACCTTCGCCAGCTTCAGCGCCGAGGAGAAGGAGCTGTTCGTGGACCTGCGCAACACCGAGATCATCCACCGCGAGTTCCTGCGCACGGCACTGGGCAGCCAGGCCGTGCCCGACATCCGTGGCTCCATCGACACGAACGTGCTGAGCACCATCCTCTCCAGCCGCACGAACATCGTCAACACCGCGCGCACCTTCGAGCACATCGGGGTGGCGGGGCTGAACGGGGCGGGCAAGTACCTGCAGGACGCGCGCAACCTGCTGCTGGCCGGCAAGTTCGCCTCGGTCGAGGCGCGGCACGCGGCGGCGCTGCGCGACATCTCCCCGCCGGCGGGGCAGAACGCGAACACGGCGTTCGCGGGCGACGACATTATCGACGCGAACGGGCGCGACGTGAAGCTGGAGGCAGGTGCGGTGCTCACGCGCGTGGCCGCCACCGGGCTCCTGCGCTCCGGCACGCTGGCGAGCCCGGCCATCACGGCGGCGCCCACGGCCGCGCAGGGCGTGCCCAGCGCCGACTTCTTCCCCGCCAACCCGTAACCGCACCAGGAGACGAGCAAATGGAAGAGCATCAGCAGACGGTCCTGGACGGGATCGACCCGGAGATCACGGAGCGCCTGGTTTCGCGGCGCGACGCCATCCGGCGGGGGGCGGCGGCGAGCAGCCGGTTCGCGGCCGGCATCGCCATGGCCTCGGTGCCGGTGGCGCTGGCCGCGCTCGCCAAGGAGTCGTTCGCGCAGACGCCGGCCGACATCGTGGACGTGCTCAAGTTCGCCTTCATCCTTGAGAACCTGGAGAACGAGTTCTACCGCGCGGTGCTGGGCACCAGTGCCGTGGCCGCGCAGAACAACGCCTTTGCCCCGGTCCGCGCCCTGATTCCCGACGCGGCCAAGCAGGCGATCCAGCAGATCCAGAAGCACGAGCAGCAGCACGTGGACTTCCTCAAGGCCGTGATCCCGCAGTTCGGCGGCACGGTGGTGACCATCACGGCCAACGACTTCGACTTCACCGGCGGCAACGGCACGGGGGCGGGGCCGTTCATCCGCGCCACCACGGAGCTGGACTTCCTGCTCCTGGCCACGCAGGCGTTCGAGGACACCGGCGTGCGCGCGTACAAGGGCCAGGCGGGCCGGCTGCTCATCAACGGCAACGACAACGCCGACGTGGCGCTGGAGAGCGCGCTCCGCATCCACAGTGTGGAGGCGCGGCACGCGGCCAAGATCCGCCGCATCCGCCGGGCGCGGAACCCCGCCGACACGTCGCTGCGCTTCAGCGGCTACGTGCGCGGCGGCGGGATCGCCGCGGCGGGCGCGGGCAACATCGCCAACCCGCCGGCGGAGGTGGTGGCTGCGCTGAACCTCATCTACGGCGGCGCGACGCCGGAGAGCAACACGCAGCACGTGGTGTTCAACGGCACCAGCGCGGTGATGATCGATGCGGCCACCCTCACGGGCCTGGACGTGATCGACGCCACCGAGCGCACGGCGGCGGCCACGCAGGCCTTCGACGAGCCGCTGACCAAGGACGAGGTCATCAACATCGTCAAGAACTTCATCAAGGACGATCCGGCGCGCGGGCTGCCTTGAGGCCGTGAGGGGGAGCGAGCGCGGAACCGCCTGCTGACCTCGTGACGTGCGAAGGAGCGGGGTCCACTCTAGGGCGGGCTCCGCTCCTTCGCGTTGGCTCGCCTCAGCGTCTCAGCCTTTCCCCGTGCTCCTTGCGAATCCCGGCGATGAAAGCGGCCGGGTCGGCTCTAATCGTACGCACCATCTTCCGGACACTTGGCCGAAAAGCAACGACGCGCTCCCCCATCTCGTCCGACAGTGCCGCCAGCAGGAGCAGGTCGCCGTCCATGATCGTGACGCCAATGCGGCCCGGGCTCGCGTCATAGAGGGCGGCCGTCAGCATGTCGGCAAGCTCGGGCGGGTTGATCAGGAGAAGCGCGCGGCTGTACTCATCCCGGGTGAACGGAAAGCCTGGCAAGATCGGGTCGGACAAGGGAGCCTCCGTCGTGAGGGAGCTCGGATCGATCGAGATGCTGCGGCACGAGTCGTTCGTCGTACCCGAAAACAGATGTGCGGAGCGAGACCGCCGGGCGTGGGGGATAAGCGAGCCACGGCGCTGACGGCGGGCTCGCGCAGCGGGCGGGGAGACCCCGGACGGAGGCGGGGCTGGCAGTATCGGCCCGCCGGAGGAGGAGGCTCCCCGACCCCGCGGAGGAGACCGGTGGCAGGCAGTATCGCCACCGCGCTCCGGAGCGGCCCGCCACGACGGAGCTCCCGTCACGCATCCGATGAGATGCCTCGCGGATCACCATCCGTCCGGAAGCGCGGATTGGAAACGCCTGAACCCGGAAAATGCACGGTATTGCCTGAGCGGGGCTCACCCGTAAGTTCAGGCTGCGGGGCCCTTCGGGGTCCGCTTGTTGCGTGCCCCCCGGCCGTCCCCCCAACCCGCTCCCGAGGACCTGAGATGAGTGACAAGAACGCCCGGAACGCTCCCACCGAGCAGGAGTCGCGCGACGTCGCCGAGGCGGCGCGGGAGACGGAGTGGACCGCGCCCAGCTTCGTACGCGAGCTTTTCCTCGGGAACTTCCGGCTGGACCTGATCCACCCGTACCCGCAGCAGACGCCCGAGGACAAGGCCAAGACCGACGCCTACGTGGAGAAGCTGCGCGCGTTCATGGACACCGTCGATTCCGACGCCATCGACCGCACCGGCGAGCTTCCGCCCGAGGTGGTGCAGGGCCTCAAGGACATGGGCGCCTTCGGGATGAAGATCCCCGAGGAGTACGGCGGCATCGGGCTGAGCCAGGTGGGCTACGGCCGCGCCATCCAGACGGTGACTAGCCGCGACGGCTCGCTCACCGCGCTGCTCAGCGCGCACCAGTCCATCGGGGTGCCGCAGCCCATCAAGATGTTCGGCACGCCGGAGCAGAAGAAGAAGTACCTGCCGCGCCTGGCCAAGGGCGCGGTCTCGGCCTTCGCGCTCACCGAGCCGGCCGTGGGCTCCGACCCCGCCGCGATGACCACGACCGCCACGCTCACGGAAGACGGCGAGGCGTTCATCCTGAACGGCGAGAAGCTGTGGTGCACGAACGGGCTCATCGCCGAGCTGCTGGTGGTGATGGCGCGCACGCCCAGCAAGATGAAGAACGGCAAGGAGATCCCGCAGATCACCGCCTTCGTGGTCGAGGCCGACACGCCGGGCGTGGAGATCACCGCCCGCTGCCGCTTCATGGGCCTGAAGGCGATCCAGAACGCGGTGATCCGCTTCGACAACGTGCGGGTGCCGCGCGAGAACATCATCCTGGGCGAGGGCAAGGGCCTGAAGCTCGCGCTGATGACGCTGAACACCGGCCGCCTCACCCTGCCCATGTCTGCGGCGGCGGGCGGCAAGGTGGCGGTGGAGATCTGCCGCAAGTGGGCCAGCGAGCGCGTGCAGTGGGGCGCGCCCGTGGGCAAGCACGACGCGGTGGCGCAGATGCTGGGCGCGATGGCGGCCAACACCTTCGCCATGGAGTCGATGGCCGAGCTGTCCAGCGCGCTGGCGGACCAGGCGCGCAACGACATCCGCCTGGAGGCGGCCATCGCAAAGCTGTGGACGACCGAGGCGGGCTGGAAGATCATGGACGACTGCCTCCAGATCCGCGGCGGCCGCGGCTACGAGACGGCCGACTCGCTCGCCAACCGCGGCGAGGTGCCGATACCCGTGGAGCGGATGATGCGCGACTTCCGCATCAACCTGATCTTCGAGGGATCTAGCGAGATCATGAAGCTGTTCATCGCCCGCGAGGCGGTGGACACGCACCTGCAGGTGGCGGGCGACCTGATCAAGCCGGGCATCAGCGCCGGGCAGAAGTTGGCGGCCATGGGCAAGGCGGGCATCCACTACGCCGGCTGGCTGCCCAAGCGCTTCGTGGGCTGGGGCCACTGGCCGCGCTACGGCGAGTTCGGCGAGCTGGCCACGCACCTGCGCTTCATCGACCGTACGTCGCGCAAGCTGGCCCGCACGCTCTTCTACGCGATGGGGATCTACCAGGCCAAGCTGGAGCGCAAGCAGAAGCTGCTGGGCCGCTTCGTGGACATCGGCGGCGAGTTGTACGCCATGTCGGCCGCGGTCGTGCGCGCGCAGTCGCTGCGCGGCGGGCCCAACGGCGCCGAGGCGGTGCAGATGGCCGACGTGTTCTGCCTGCGCGCCCGCAAGAAGATCGAGGCGATCTTCGGCGAGCTGTTCAACAACGAGGACGACGCCACCTACCGGCTGTCGCAGGACGTGCTGAAGGGCAAGCACGCCTGGCTGGAGCAGGGCGCGATGCAGGCGGTGCCGGACCGGCCGCTCGCCCCCGCGCCCGGCGACGGCGAGGCCGCCGTGGGCCGCAAGGTTTCCGGCGAGCGCGTGGCCACCCAGGTCGGCGCCGGCGGCTGACCTCGCTGCAGTTTCGGTAGATGAAAACGGCCCCGCGGCAATCTCGCCGCGGGGCCGTTCATCTCGCTCAGTATGTGAGCTTATACCAAGTCCCCAGAAAGAGTGTGAGTATCGACCGAGAAAAACCATCTGGATTGCTGATGATTTTCTCTTCCGATACACACACTGTCTGCACAGATTGGGTATTACCGGGTTAGATGGCCAGCCGTTCGCTGCATCGTTCCACTAGCCACGTAGATGTCTCGTGAAGGATACTGGCCGCGCCACTTCAAGCGGAGTTCCGTTCCCGTGGCGTTTGGCCGCAGGACGTATACACCGTCAACGGAATGCTCTATCGAATACCCTCCTGTTACGTCCTCCTCCACCTCAATCTCGTCTCCCCGAATCGCAACTAATCTCAACTGTCCCGTGGCTCCGCGATGGCCGGGCCCTGTCGCTTGAGTGGTCGATACCCACTGGTCGAAATCGAGTATGATCGTATAACCATGCTTGTAGCTATTCGGACTGTTGTCTCGCACCGTTCCTCGCCATACACCCTTGAAGGTAGGCGGGAGATTACTCGGAGGAAGTGAAGGCCGCGGTCCCTCGGGTTTCTTGAATGCCCCAAACACTAAACCAAACAACCCCCTTATGATGAACCACATCGTGCGAAACGTAAATCTAATTGTGCTCTCGATGATTTCTGTGAACGCGTCCATGGAACTCCGATACTGGTAGGTTCTGAGTCGGCTCAATTACGACAAATTTGGTTGCGCGAGTCGAAACTGCAATGATCTTCTTTTCGCCGAGTGCCCCCGCACGAGGTGGATCGGGTAAACTGCGATTTGTCGCCTTGATCCGGTGATGGCGATTGCACCCCGGTAGGGCCGATGGTAGACTGCGGGATGCGCATCGAACGACGCTCCTCCGACCTTCCTTTCGAATCAAGCATGGCGGCGCGGCGATGTACCGGCCGGCTCGCCCGCGAACGCGCGTAAACCAGACGCAGCGCATCTCCCAGACGCGGCGTGAGCCGTTGGACGGGCCCGAGAAGACGATCCCTGTTCACACGACTATTCAGCGAGGAGCTTTCCATGCCGCAGCGCCCCAAGATCGCGAACGACATGCTGGAGCTGATCGGCTACACGCCGCTGGTGCGCCTGAACCGCATCTCCGAGCCCGGAAGCGCGGAGATGATCGTGAAGCTGGAGTCG from Longimicrobiaceae bacterium includes the following:
- a CDS encoding acetyl-CoA carboxylase carboxyltransferase subunit alpha, which gives rise to MATVAPLDFERAIAEVEEQIGHLRGLARERGLDVSTELRSLERKLTGLKQDTFRNLSPIERVQVARHPRRPYTLDYLELAFTDWVELAGDRAFRDDASIVGGWARLDGETVMVIGQQKGRDMKENLRRNFGMPHPEGYRKALRLMKLAEKFNRPLITLIDTPGAYPGIGAEERGQGEAIARNLREMAALKVPSVAIVIGEGGSGGALAIGVADRVLMLENSVYSVISPEGCAAILWKSGSEREKAATAMRITAEDLMGLGVIDEVIPEPAGGAHSDWEETVAAVREALLRHLAELRGMQTDELRRARWAKYMAMGEWRTTR
- a CDS encoding GntR family transcriptional regulator; the encoded protein is MNQEETRRHLRYRIIGLVHVGRLKPGDPLQSIRQVAKETGADHRAVAAAYRALEAEGLVEIRPGAGVYLALGAGEGAVQSDTERWLSGLLLEAWNRKVSRDELATLVERTAAVPLRCACIESTDDHMVAVSEELKGDFSLDVVPVLVSTSASPDSIPREPLRRADLVVTTAFHATAVRAAALRAGKPCVVLSLNPEFSSAVARTLERGDVTAVISDPRFGVRAKAYLDVSVHRGSFRFVLVDELDGPPGEGLDLESDRVLVTRAARRRLGLPDYHLVLEAPGYISPDSARELCELIVRLGLRTENEDAQ
- a CDS encoding ferritin-like domain-containing protein, giving the protein METREEPGRGEPLVIARAGDLMFASTRRRFVQRLLAGGAVMMLPSVFSACDGSDDGNDNPLGPGTIPGPVTGVSFDLRSDVGIFRLVHTLEQLEGAFYTAVVASSTFASFSAEEKELFVDLRNTEIIHREFLRTALGSQAVPDIRGSIDTNVLSTILSSRTNIVNTARTFEHIGVAGLNGAGKYLQDARNLLLAGKFASVEARHAAALRDISPPAGQNANTAFAGDDIIDANGRDVKLEAGAVLTRVAATGLLRSGTLASPAITAAPTAAQGVPSADFFPANP
- a CDS encoding ferritin-like domain-containing protein, with product MEEHQQTVLDGIDPEITERLVSRRDAIRRGAAASSRFAAGIAMASVPVALAALAKESFAQTPADIVDVLKFAFILENLENEFYRAVLGTSAVAAQNNAFAPVRALIPDAAKQAIQQIQKHEQQHVDFLKAVIPQFGGTVVTITANDFDFTGGNGTGAGPFIRATTELDFLLLATQAFEDTGVRAYKGQAGRLLINGNDNADVALESALRIHSVEARHAAKIRRIRRARNPADTSLRFSGYVRGGGIAAAGAGNIANPPAEVVAALNLIYGGATPESNTQHVVFNGTSAVMIDAATLTGLDVIDATERTAAATQAFDEPLTKDEVINIVKNFIKDDPARGLP
- a CDS encoding acyl-CoA dehydrogenase family protein, which produces MSDKNARNAPTEQESRDVAEAARETEWTAPSFVRELFLGNFRLDLIHPYPQQTPEDKAKTDAYVEKLRAFMDTVDSDAIDRTGELPPEVVQGLKDMGAFGMKIPEEYGGIGLSQVGYGRAIQTVTSRDGSLTALLSAHQSIGVPQPIKMFGTPEQKKKYLPRLAKGAVSAFALTEPAVGSDPAAMTTTATLTEDGEAFILNGEKLWCTNGLIAELLVVMARTPSKMKNGKEIPQITAFVVEADTPGVEITARCRFMGLKAIQNAVIRFDNVRVPRENIILGEGKGLKLALMTLNTGRLTLPMSAAAGGKVAVEICRKWASERVQWGAPVGKHDAVAQMLGAMAANTFAMESMAELSSALADQARNDIRLEAAIAKLWTTEAGWKIMDDCLQIRGGRGYETADSLANRGEVPIPVERMMRDFRINLIFEGSSEIMKLFIAREAVDTHLQVAGDLIKPGISAGQKLAAMGKAGIHYAGWLPKRFVGWGHWPRYGEFGELATHLRFIDRTSRKLARTLFYAMGIYQAKLERKQKLLGRFVDIGGELYAMSAAVVRAQSLRGGPNGAEAVQMADVFCLRARKKIEAIFGELFNNEDDATYRLSQDVLKGKHAWLEQGAMQAVPDRPLAPAPGDGEAAVGRKVSGERVATQVGAGG